From the genome of Trueperaceae bacterium:
GCGCGCGGGTGGATCGGGGTGGGACCGGGCGTGAGCAGCAGCACCTCGCCGTCGGGTCGCATCGTGCCTCCAGACCGCCGCGGCGTGCGGGCCCGAACCTGCGTCGGAACGACGTCGTTCGCGTCGGCCGCACAAAAAAACGACCCGCCACGAGGGGGGTCATCGATTCGGCGACGCGCGAAACCGGTGCGCGTCGCTCAGTCGGTAGCTCGGGCCGCCGCGGACATGAGGGGAGGGTACCGCCCGCGCGGGGTCGTGTAAAGGCCGCGCGGTGCGCGCCGGCCTTGTGCCGCGCCGGCGGCGCGCGCTACACTCACGGGTGGTCGCTGCGGTTGGCGCCGGAGGGTGGGTTTTCGGACCCGCCTTTTTTCACGCCGGCCGAGCGGCGCAGCAAGGGAGGTCGCGTGGAACGCCACGGTGCGACGGAGCTGCTCGACGCCGCCAACGGCGTGCTCGAGCCCCTCGGGTACGAGGTGCTCGAGGTGACGGTGTCGCGCAAGGGGCGCACCCCGCGCCTGCTGGTGCGCATCGACCGCACCGACGAAGCGGCCGTCACGGTCGACGACGTCCGCATCGCCAGCGAGGCGTTCGGGCTGGAGCTCGACCGGTTGGATCCGTTCGAGGGGCGCTACGCCCTCGAGGTCGAGTCGCCCGGCGCGACCCGGCCACTGCGCACGGCGCGGCACTTCGCGCGGTTCCACGACCTCGCGGTCGACGTGCGGACCCGCGACGCTCGGATGCGCGCCGTGATTCGCGCCGTCGAGGGCGACCGCGTGACCTTCGAGCGCGACGGCGAGCGATTCGGTCTCGACGTCGCCGACATTCAGGACGCCCGGCTCGCGGAATGGCCCGACGAACCGCGTTGAGACAACCGAATAGGAGACGACCATGAACAAGGAATTCATCGACGCGCTGAACATGATGGCGGCGGAACGCAACCTCGACAAGGAGCAGCTGCTCCTCAGTTTCGAGGAGGCGCTCGAGCACGCCTTCGAACGCAACGTCATGCCGGGACGCCGGATCGAGGTGGACGTCGACCCGGAGTCGGGCGACATGGAGGTCCTCGAGATCCGCAAGGTCGTCGCGGAACCCAACGAGGACGAGGAGGAACGCGAGAAGGAGATCCTGCTCGACGACGCCCTGGAGCTCGATCCCGGCGTCGAGGTGGGGATGGAGATGGAGTTCCCCGTCGACCCCGAGACGTTCACGCGCATCGCGGTGCAGACGTCGAAGCAGATGATCACGCAGAAGATCCGCGAGGCGGAACGGACCCTCGTGTACGAGGAGTACAAGGACCGCGCCGGCGAGATCGTCACCGGCGTCGTCGCCCGCGTCGACAACAAGCGCAACGTGTTCGTCGATCTCGGCAAGGGCGAAGCGATCATGCCGCCCCGCGAACAGATTCAGGGCGAACGCTACATGGTCGGGATGCGCGTCAAGGTCTACGTCGCCAGCGTCGAGCTGGGGACGCGCGGGCCCAGCATCCTGGTCTCCCGCGCGGCGGGGGAGCTGCTGACGTACCTGATGAAGCAGGAGATCCCCGAGGTCGCCGACGGCACGGT
Proteins encoded in this window:
- the rimP gene encoding ribosome maturation factor RimP; its protein translation is MERHGATELLDAANGVLEPLGYEVLEVTVSRKGRTPRLLVRIDRTDEAAVTVDDVRIASEAFGLELDRLDPFEGRYALEVESPGATRPLRTARHFARFHDLAVDVRTRDARMRAVIRAVEGDRVTFERDGERFGLDVADIQDARLAEWPDEPR
- the nusA gene encoding transcription termination factor NusA, which translates into the protein MNKEFIDALNMMAAERNLDKEQLLLSFEEALEHAFERNVMPGRRIEVDVDPESGDMEVLEIRKVVAEPNEDEEEREKEILLDDALELDPGVEVGMEMEFPVDPETFTRIAVQTSKQMITQKIREAERTLVYEEYKDRAGEIVTGVVARVDNKRNVFVDLGKGEAIMPPREQIQGERYMVGMRVKVYVASVELGTRGPSILVSRAAGELLTYLMKQEIPEVADGTVELKAVAREAGARSKVAVTSTSPNVDPIGACIGHRGSRIQAVTSELQRERVDIITWDPNPREFIRNALSPAKVGTIEVDADAMQATVQVPDDQLSLAIGKGGQNVRLAVKLTGYKIDLEASETASDLDAAMQAAATKMDDPFAKQEGTSRAAFDALFGAEGEDAPVDPDAAASREEAARGEEPVGADAEADAAGEAATEAAFEAAVDGDAAPTED